From the genome of Sandaracinaceae bacterium, one region includes:
- a CDS encoding prolipoprotein diacylglyceryl transferase, translating to MAHLGALELRWYGVCFAIGILWGATLLPRYYQQRGFGEAHANALSIWIPLCMIIGAHTVHIVFYDTQLLVRFWNAPTGDNLIPILDVRSGLASHGGGLGCIFAVWAYARAKKLDAFELLDATMLAAVWVFPWVRIGNFINSEIIGRPADVPWAIVFDRLDAIPRHPTQIYEATLGFMLIGFAVWLNRHHARRLRPGAMFFTLLGLYFVARFIVEFWKEYQTLDPSESPLTMGQWLSLPIFTACGLVLLLSKRHGARTPPDPDQRWWEREGFASGVQPADPPATF from the coding sequence TTGGCGCACCTCGGAGCGCTCGAGCTCCGCTGGTACGGTGTCTGCTTCGCGATCGGCATCCTGTGGGGCGCCACACTGCTCCCGCGCTACTACCAGCAGCGGGGCTTCGGCGAAGCCCACGCCAACGCCCTGTCCATCTGGATCCCTCTCTGCATGATCATCGGGGCCCATACGGTGCACATCGTGTTCTACGACACGCAGCTGCTGGTCCGGTTCTGGAACGCGCCGACTGGCGACAACCTCATCCCCATCCTGGACGTGCGCAGCGGCCTGGCCAGCCACGGAGGCGGGCTGGGCTGCATCTTCGCGGTGTGGGCCTATGCCCGCGCGAAGAAGCTGGACGCGTTCGAACTCCTGGACGCCACGATGCTGGCCGCGGTGTGGGTGTTCCCGTGGGTGCGCATCGGCAACTTCATCAACAGCGAGATCATCGGGCGTCCGGCAGACGTGCCTTGGGCCATCGTCTTCGACCGGCTGGACGCCATCCCCCGGCACCCGACGCAGATCTACGAGGCCACCCTGGGCTTCATGCTCATCGGCTTCGCCGTGTGGCTCAACCGCCACCACGCGCGCCGCCTGCGGCCCGGGGCCATGTTCTTCACGCTGCTGGGCCTGTACTTCGTGGCCCGCTTCATCGTGGAGTTCTGGAAGGAGTACCAGACCCTGGACCCGAGCGAGTCACCGCTGACCATGGGCCAGTGGCTGAGCCTGCCCATCTTCACGGCGTGCGGGCTGGTGCTGCTGCTGAGCAAGCGTCACGGCGCCCGGACGCCGCCGGACCCGGACCAGCGCTGGTGGGAGCGTGAGGGCTTCGCGTCTGGCGTACAGCCGGCGGATCCTCCCGCGACCTTCTGA
- a CDS encoding winged helix-turn-helix transcriptional regulator yields MCVQTQSTIEDRVFQALADPSRRAIFESLTHGESAVKDLTARFAISQPAVSQHLAALREAGLVSGRREGRCVYYRVEPGGMEPLVNWLKQYRAFWTDRLDRLEDLLTRMDQ; encoded by the coding sequence ATGTGCGTGCAGACGCAAAGCACCATCGAAGACCGCGTGTTCCAAGCGCTGGCGGACCCCAGCCGCCGCGCCATCTTCGAGTCGCTCACGCACGGCGAGTCGGCGGTGAAGGACCTCACGGCGCGCTTCGCCATCTCGCAGCCAGCGGTGTCTCAGCACCTGGCCGCCCTGCGCGAGGCGGGCCTGGTCAGCGGTCGCCGCGAGGGCCGCTGCGTCTACTACCGCGTCGAGCCCGGCGGCATGGAGCCCCTGGTGAACTGGCTGAAGCAATACCGCGCGTTCTGGACGGACCGCTTGGACCGCCTCGAGGACCTGCTGACCAGGATGGATCAATGA
- the dnaE gene encoding DNA polymerase III subunit alpha: protein MSGDFVHLHVHSEFSMLDGAVRLNKLLEQTAEMGMGAIALTDHGNMFGTVQMHKLCQGSKVKPIVGCEVNITPGHRDDPNDPRLHHLVLLAENQLGYQNLVRLVSLGWVEGLTALGQPRIDFELLAKYSAGLVGLSGCMGGYLAQSVLMQGPAAGREAMAQLRDCFAPGRFYVELQDHGFPENRPLNNVLGDLARDLGLPLVATNDCHYHERDEAAGQLVLQCIGAGRSLREMEAMHHNSSEMYVKSPAQMVELFRDVPDAARNTLVIAEMCAGQVSPLSDPKLPRFPVPEGETEESLLEYHAKRGLEARLADLDRRNIAYDRPVYEERLEVETKIINQMGFPGYFLIVQDFINWAKDNDVPVGPGRGSGAGSLVAYSLRITDLDPLPYGLLFERFLNPERVSMPDFDIDFCMDKRERVIDYVRERYGHQSVGQIATFHQLKSKSVVKDVGRVKGLSPGDSARIAALIPDPIAGKSTPIPKALQEEEGLKTLYATDPAARDVLDIAQGLENLTRHAGMHAAGVVMSEGPIWDHVPVFCPDDGVYVTQYHKDDVEAAGLVKFDFLGLRTLTVLDKAVRLIDRRPDREGAFDLSAIPLDDLATYALLCSGETTNVFQLESTGMQELFKKLKPDCFEDIVAAVALYRPGPMGAGMHNDFVERKHGRQRVEYPHPSVEPILRDTRGVIVYQEQVMQIAQVMGGYSLGGADLLRRAMGKKKESEMAKHKATFVGGAEKNGVDEKTAGDIFDLMAYFAGYGFNKSHSAAYALITYQTAYLKAHFPVEFTCATLSADKEKSEKVVRTVAEARSMGITVLPPDVNESEIDFSVVYSPEEGRDVRRPKDKPLCQKGVVHDPQVPRIRFGLGAIKGVGSAALDTVFECRKDTAGKEDPFIDLFDFCARVDLRRVNKGVAEALVQCGAFDGIHGVKQVSRARAFAALEQAIERGKRLAAEQASGQTSLFGLLEEADTAKTYTRGGGVFPEAEDWDSRDQLQREKATLGFYVSGHPLDRYAAELRRFCNADTETLAGVDGNTVLVLGGSVEAYRERRTKRGDSIAFFELEDAVGRVEVIVRPKILEQGDTRERLKAGEPVLLTGKVQFERDRMADDDAPDQPKVVLNDVQLLASALAQKTTSVSVQLLVEELSRQKLKALRTTLEAHPGPCPVSLTLSNPRAWTVELAETGLHVEPTDGLLASLERLFGRKACELRWANPQAKRS, encoded by the coding sequence ATGTCTGGCGACTTCGTCCATCTGCACGTTCACTCGGAGTTTTCCATGCTGGACGGGGCGGTTCGCCTGAACAAGCTGCTGGAGCAGACCGCCGAAATGGGCATGGGCGCGATCGCCCTGACCGACCACGGGAACATGTTCGGCACGGTCCAGATGCACAAGCTGTGTCAGGGATCGAAGGTGAAGCCGATCGTCGGGTGCGAGGTGAACATCACCCCTGGCCACCGCGACGACCCGAACGACCCCCGCCTGCACCACCTGGTGCTGCTCGCCGAGAACCAGCTGGGCTATCAGAACCTGGTGCGCCTGGTCAGCCTCGGGTGGGTCGAGGGGCTCACCGCGCTCGGGCAGCCGCGCATCGACTTCGAGCTGCTGGCCAAGTACAGCGCCGGCTTGGTGGGGCTCTCGGGCTGCATGGGGGGCTATCTCGCCCAGTCGGTGCTCATGCAGGGGCCCGCCGCGGGCCGCGAGGCCATGGCCCAGCTGCGCGACTGCTTCGCGCCCGGGCGCTTCTACGTTGAGCTGCAGGACCACGGCTTCCCCGAGAACCGCCCGCTCAACAACGTGCTGGGCGACCTGGCGCGCGACCTGGGGCTCCCCTTGGTGGCCACGAACGACTGCCACTATCACGAGCGCGACGAGGCCGCGGGGCAGCTGGTGCTGCAGTGCATCGGCGCCGGGCGCAGCCTGCGCGAGATGGAGGCCATGCACCACAACAGCTCGGAGATGTACGTGAAGTCTCCGGCGCAGATGGTGGAGCTGTTCCGTGACGTGCCCGACGCGGCCCGCAACACGCTGGTCATCGCCGAGATGTGCGCGGGGCAGGTCAGCCCGCTCAGCGACCCGAAGCTGCCGCGTTTCCCGGTGCCCGAGGGCGAGACCGAGGAGTCGCTGCTGGAGTACCACGCCAAGCGGGGCCTCGAGGCGCGCCTGGCCGACCTCGACCGCCGCAACATCGCGTACGACCGGCCGGTGTACGAGGAGCGCCTCGAGGTCGAGACCAAGATCATCAACCAGATGGGGTTCCCGGGGTACTTCCTGATCGTCCAGGACTTCATCAACTGGGCGAAGGACAACGATGTGCCCGTGGGTCCGGGCCGTGGCTCGGGGGCAGGCTCGCTCGTGGCGTACAGCCTGCGCATCACGGACCTCGACCCCCTCCCGTACGGCCTGCTCTTCGAGCGCTTCCTGAACCCCGAGCGCGTGTCGATGCCGGACTTCGACATCGACTTCTGCATGGACAAGCGCGAGCGGGTCATCGACTACGTGCGCGAGCGCTACGGCCACCAGTCGGTCGGTCAGATCGCCACGTTCCACCAGCTCAAGAGCAAGAGCGTGGTCAAGGACGTGGGGCGCGTGAAGGGCCTGTCGCCGGGCGACTCGGCGCGCATCGCCGCGCTCATCCCCGACCCCATCGCCGGCAAGAGCACGCCCATCCCGAAGGCGCTCCAGGAAGAGGAGGGGCTCAAGACCCTCTACGCCACGGACCCCGCCGCACGCGACGTGCTGGACATCGCGCAGGGGCTCGAGAACCTCACGCGCCACGCCGGCATGCACGCCGCCGGCGTGGTCATGTCCGAGGGGCCCATCTGGGACCACGTGCCCGTCTTCTGCCCCGACGACGGCGTGTACGTCACGCAGTACCACAAGGACGACGTCGAGGCGGCGGGCCTGGTCAAGTTCGACTTCCTCGGGCTGCGCACGCTCACCGTGTTGGACAAGGCCGTGCGGCTGATCGACCGACGGCCCGACCGAGAGGGCGCGTTCGATCTGAGCGCCATCCCCCTCGACGACTTGGCCACGTACGCGCTGCTGTGCTCGGGCGAGACCACCAACGTGTTCCAGCTCGAGTCCACGGGCATGCAGGAGCTCTTCAAGAAGCTCAAACCCGACTGCTTCGAGGACATCGTCGCGGCGGTGGCCCTCTACCGTCCCGGTCCCATGGGCGCGGGCATGCACAACGACTTCGTCGAGCGCAAGCACGGGCGCCAGCGCGTGGAGTACCCGCACCCCAGCGTCGAGCCCATCCTGCGCGACACCCGCGGCGTCATCGTCTACCAGGAGCAGGTCATGCAGATCGCCCAGGTGATGGGCGGCTACTCGCTCGGCGGCGCGGACCTCTTGCGCCGCGCGATGGGCAAGAAGAAAGAATCGGAGATGGCCAAGCACAAGGCCACCTTCGTGGGGGGCGCGGAGAAGAACGGCGTCGACGAGAAGACGGCCGGGGACATCTTCGATCTGATGGCGTACTTCGCCGGCTACGGCTTCAACAAGTCGCACTCGGCCGCGTACGCGCTCATCACCTACCAGACGGCCTACCTGAAGGCGCACTTCCCGGTGGAGTTCACGTGCGCCACGCTCAGCGCCGACAAGGAGAAGAGCGAAAAGGTGGTCCGCACCGTGGCCGAGGCGCGCAGCATGGGCATCACCGTGCTGCCTCCGGACGTGAACGAGTCCGAGATCGACTTCTCGGTCGTGTACTCGCCCGAGGAGGGGCGCGACGTGCGGCGCCCGAAGGACAAGCCCCTCTGCCAGAAGGGCGTGGTGCACGACCCACAGGTGCCGCGCATCCGCTTCGGCCTGGGCGCCATCAAGGGCGTCGGCAGCGCCGCGCTCGACACCGTGTTCGAGTGCCGCAAGGACACGGCCGGCAAGGAAGACCCGTTCATCGACCTGTTCGACTTCTGTGCGCGGGTGGACCTGCGGCGCGTGAACAAGGGGGTCGCGGAGGCCTTGGTGCAGTGTGGGGCGTTCGATGGCATCCACGGCGTGAAGCAGGTGTCCCGCGCGCGCGCCTTCGCTGCCCTCGAGCAGGCCATCGAGCGTGGCAAGCGGCTCGCCGCCGAGCAGGCCAGCGGGCAGACCAGCCTGTTCGGGCTGCTGGAGGAGGCGGACACCGCCAAGACCTACACGCGCGGCGGCGGCGTCTTCCCCGAAGCCGAGGACTGGGACTCGCGCGACCAGCTGCAGCGCGAGAAGGCCACCCTGGGTTTCTACGTCAGCGGCCACCCGCTGGACCGCTACGCGGCCGAGTTGCGGCGCTTCTGCAACGCGGACACGGAGACCCTGGCCGGGGTGGATGGCAACACGGTGCTGGTGCTGGGCGGGTCGGTCGAGGCCTACCGCGAGCGCCGCACCAAGCGCGGGGACAGCATCGCGTTCTTCGAGCTGGAGGACGCCGTCGGGCGCGTCGAGGTGATTGTCCGTCCCAAAATCCTGGAGCAGGGCGACACCCGCGAGCGCCTCAAGGCCGGCGAGCCCGTGCTGCTCACGGGCAAGGTGCAGTTCGAGCGCGACCGCATGGCCGACGACGACGCGCCCGACCAGCCCAAGGTGGTGCTCAACGACGTGCAGCTGCTGGCCAGCGCGTTGGCGCAGAAGACCACGTCGGTCTCCGTGCAGCTCTTGGTCGAGGAGCTCTCACGCCAGAAGCTGAAAGCCCTGCGCACCACGCTCGAGGCGCATCCGGGGCCGTGCCCCGTGTCGCTGACGCTCTCCAACCCGCGCGCGTGGACGGTGGAGCTGGCCGAGACTGGGCTGCACGTGGAGCCCACGGACGGCCTGTTGGCGAGCCTCGAGCGGCTGTTCGGGAGGAAGGCGTGCGAGCTGCGTTGGGCGAACCCACAAGCGAAGCGGAGCTGA
- a CDS encoding DNA mismatch repair protein MutH translates to MGEPTSEAELTARATAIAGLSLGELAERLGWSAWDGAAGGGTHRKGRVGQLVEQALGAPGGSSREPDLPTLGVEIKTLPVGRDGMPRETTFVCTVPLNELADTPFERSVLYGRLRRVLFVPVETEPGVPFGDRRVGAAFLWSPTEAQWAQLREDWELIARVVAQGGIHELDARVGAVLQVRPKAAHGGVRRIVVSEEGELTWAQPRGFYLRRRFTHAVVREAFGT, encoded by the coding sequence TTGGGCGAACCCACAAGCGAAGCGGAGCTGACGGCGCGCGCGACGGCCATCGCCGGCCTCTCGCTGGGTGAGCTGGCCGAGCGGCTCGGGTGGTCCGCCTGGGACGGCGCGGCGGGTGGCGGAACGCACCGCAAGGGCCGCGTGGGGCAGCTGGTGGAGCAGGCGCTGGGCGCGCCTGGCGGGTCTTCACGCGAGCCGGACCTGCCGACCCTCGGGGTGGAGATCAAGACGCTGCCCGTGGGCCGCGACGGGATGCCGCGCGAGACCACCTTCGTGTGCACCGTGCCCCTCAACGAGCTGGCGGACACCCCGTTCGAGCGCAGCGTGCTCTACGGGCGGCTGCGGCGGGTGCTCTTCGTGCCCGTGGAGACCGAGCCTGGCGTACCCTTTGGGGACCGGCGCGTGGGCGCTGCGTTCTTGTGGTCGCCGACCGAGGCACAGTGGGCTCAGCTGCGCGAGGACTGGGAGCTCATCGCGCGGGTGGTGGCGCAGGGGGGCATCCACGAGCTGGACGCGCGCGTGGGTGCGGTGCTGCAGGTGCGACCGAAGGCGGCCCACGGCGGCGTGCGACGCATCGTGGTGAGCGAGGAGGGGGAGCTCACCTGGGCCCAGCCGCGCGGGTTCTACCTGCGCCGCCGCTTCACACACGCGGTGGTGCGCGAGGCGTTCGGCACGTAG
- a CDS encoding SRPBCC domain-containing protein, whose translation MSLTEKTPPNQTDTLAFELELRHPPEKVWRALTTPELLAEWLLPVVGLRLTPGAEFTFSAPPQPGWDGQVNCQLLSIDAPRQLSYRWVVGELDTQVTFTLEPTEEGSRLSLTQSGFAPAQKQNFGGARYGWKLMGGKLVALLDRVA comes from the coding sequence ATGAGCCTCACCGAGAAGACCCCGCCCAACCAGACCGACACCCTCGCGTTCGAGCTCGAGCTGCGTCACCCGCCCGAGAAGGTCTGGCGCGCGCTCACCACGCCCGAGCTGCTCGCCGAGTGGCTGCTGCCCGTGGTAGGCCTGCGCCTCACGCCCGGCGCCGAGTTCACGTTCAGCGCCCCCCCGCAGCCGGGCTGGGACGGGCAGGTGAACTGCCAGCTGCTGTCCATCGATGCCCCGCGCCAGCTGAGCTACCGCTGGGTGGTCGGTGAGCTCGACACGCAGGTGACGTTCACGCTCGAGCCCACCGAAGAAGGCTCGCGCCTCTCGCTCACGCAGTCCGGCTTCGCGCCGGCGCAGAAGCAGAACTTCGGTGGCGCGCGCTACGGCTGGAAGCTGATGGGCGGCAAGCTCGTCGCGCTGCTGGACCGCGTGGCCTGA
- a CDS encoding metallophosphoesterase, which produces MNTFFTSDTHFGHKRICELAGRPFANVKAMDEALVRNWNATVGADDQVFHLGDFSFHGADATRALLARLNGHVRLVTGNHDRHMSAHTLGLFERVDALTTVKIGERKVVLCHFPIESWDGMHKGALHFHGHSHGSLGRLLRGRLDVGVDCHDYRPIEASEAIRIALSRGDATPVDHHGRRD; this is translated from the coding sequence ATGAACACCTTCTTCACCAGCGACACGCACTTCGGCCACAAGCGCATCTGCGAGCTTGCGGGCCGGCCGTTCGCGAACGTGAAGGCGATGGACGAGGCGCTTGTGCGCAACTGGAACGCCACCGTTGGCGCAGACGACCAGGTCTTCCACCTGGGGGACTTCTCGTTCCACGGCGCCGACGCCACCCGCGCCCTGCTCGCCCGGCTGAACGGCCACGTGCGCCTCGTCACCGGCAACCACGACCGCCACATGAGCGCGCACACACTGGGCCTCTTCGAGCGCGTCGACGCGCTCACCACCGTCAAGATCGGCGAGCGTAAGGTCGTCCTCTGCCACTTCCCCATCGAGTCCTGGGACGGCATGCACAAGGGTGCCCTCCACTTCCACGGCCACTCGCACGGCAGCCTCGGGCGCCTGCTGCGCGGCCGCCTGGACGTGGGCGTGGACTGCCACGACTACCGCCCCATCGAAGCCAGCGAGGCCATCCGCATCGCGCTCAGTCGGGGCGACGCAACGCCCGTGGACCACCACGGTCGGCGCGACTGA
- a CDS encoding FHA domain-containing protein, giving the protein MRRYRLRYQSTDLEMPIGEFVIGRSADCHLALDDSLVSRRHACLMVSADSVFVRDLGSRNGVSVNGNLITGDHALTHMDRITIGGQQMTFVEFKPNAGVARPTTDMVRCSVCGHFADAKARMCPKCGTALSMSHATVELQIDPNATLTTEGRSVSAFVLITNLAQKSLQLHKFTDAQQMLRPHMDALLAKLRQGSGEHANTDVGALSTATRFALQLCEGLETTEWLDWVLEAHLAASVLLSSEDIEQLHALVRKIRYKNLKALRAYMEAMRERSHAFSPAERFRLKRLEGLERVMAA; this is encoded by the coding sequence GTGCGCCGATATCGACTCCGCTACCAATCCACGGACCTCGAGATGCCCATCGGGGAGTTCGTGATCGGCCGCAGCGCCGACTGTCACTTGGCGCTGGACGATTCGCTCGTCTCGCGCCGCCACGCCTGCCTGATGGTGAGCGCGGACAGCGTGTTCGTGCGCGACCTGGGCAGCCGCAACGGCGTGTCCGTCAACGGCAACCTCATCACCGGGGATCACGCGCTGACGCACATGGACCGCATCACCATCGGCGGTCAGCAGATGACCTTCGTGGAGTTCAAGCCCAACGCAGGCGTTGCGCGGCCCACCACGGACATGGTGCGTTGCTCGGTGTGCGGGCACTTCGCAGACGCCAAGGCGCGCATGTGCCCCAAGTGCGGGACGGCGCTCAGCATGTCGCACGCCACCGTCGAGCTCCAGATCGACCCGAACGCCACGCTCACCACCGAGGGGCGCTCCGTTTCGGCGTTCGTGCTCATCACGAACCTCGCGCAGAAGTCGCTGCAGCTCCACAAGTTCACCGACGCGCAGCAGATGCTGCGCCCCCACATGGACGCGTTGCTCGCCAAGCTGCGCCAGGGGTCGGGCGAACACGCGAACACGGACGTGGGCGCGCTCTCCACCGCCACCCGCTTCGCGCTCCAGCTGTGCGAAGGGCTGGAGACCACCGAGTGGCTGGACTGGGTCCTAGAGGCGCATCTCGCGGCCTCGGTGCTGCTGAGCTCGGAGGACATCGAGCAGCTGCATGCTCTGGTTCGTAAGATTCGCTACAAGAACCTAAAGGCCCTGCGGGCGTACATGGAGGCGATGCGGGAGCGATCCCACGCGTTCTCCCCGGCCGAG
- a CDS encoding HEAT repeat domain-containing protein, producing MRTPSSRPSSGSLRFRRAAARSALLVSLGLGSVVAPSQPADALVAPNMDAPAPDVRALTRTLANRRTPTPERVAAAQALGSAQDAQARRGLERALRDREPEVRAAAARSLGMVGDARSLAALRRLRPDSVAYVRAQVGHAVARLTGDTTPRARVRVGNISVSEGALQPDRTTEFARAEATRMLGSLPRTEVHTEVPPRPDDHSPDAVLRAADGVIFLRLEVAVTHLSYTVENNVATVRAEVQLALTNDPGLMIRAVDNTSASVRANVNVHNTERQRQQMLEAALRSAITGAARNLDGGIEDVFSAR from the coding sequence ATGCGCACGCCTTCGTCTCGCCCTTCGTCCGGCTCTCTCCGCTTTCGCCGTGCGGCTGCCCGCTCGGCCCTGCTGGTCTCCCTCGGCCTCGGCAGCGTCGTGGCTCCGTCCCAGCCGGCGGACGCGCTCGTCGCCCCCAACATGGACGCGCCCGCGCCGGACGTGCGCGCCCTGACCCGCACCCTCGCCAACCGCCGGACCCCCACGCCCGAGCGCGTGGCGGCCGCCCAAGCGCTCGGCAGCGCGCAAGACGCCCAGGCCCGCCGCGGCCTCGAGCGCGCCCTACGCGACCGTGAGCCCGAGGTCCGCGCTGCCGCCGCGCGCTCACTCGGCATGGTCGGTGACGCTCGTTCGCTAGCCGCGCTGCGCCGGCTCCGGCCCGACAGCGTGGCCTACGTGCGCGCCCAGGTGGGGCACGCCGTCGCGCGTCTGACCGGCGACACCACCCCTCGCGCCCGGGTGCGCGTGGGCAACATCAGCGTGTCCGAGGGGGCGCTGCAGCCGGACCGCACCACCGAGTTCGCGCGCGCCGAGGCGACCCGCATGCTGGGCTCCCTCCCGCGCACGGAGGTCCACACCGAGGTGCCCCCGCGCCCCGACGACCACTCGCCCGACGCGGTCCTTCGCGCGGCCGACGGGGTCATCTTCCTGCGCCTCGAGGTGGCCGTCACGCACCTCAGCTACACGGTGGAGAACAACGTCGCGACCGTGCGCGCCGAGGTGCAGCTGGCGCTCACCAACGACCCCGGCCTCATGATCCGCGCCGTCGACAACACCAGCGCCAGCGTGCGCGCCAACGTCAACGTCCACAACACCGAGCGGCAGCGGCAGCAGATGCTCGAGGCCGCCCTGCGCTCGGCCATCACGGGCGCCGCGCGCAACCTCGACGGTGGCATCGAGGACGTGTTCTCCGCGCGCTGA